One stretch of Cedecea neteri DNA includes these proteins:
- a CDS encoding ABC transporter ATP-binding protein: protein MMQGLQIDAFNAGYPKRKIIENLSVPTLPRGKITVLLGPNGCGKSTLLRSLAGLNRAEGQLYLDGEDLMALPFAKRAEKVVYLPQSLPQGVHLHVLESIIVAQRASGGRHSAESEAQVMQLLKQLGISHLALSYLDQLSGGQKQLVGLAQSLIRRPSLLLLDEPLSALDLNYQFHVMDLVARETRERNIVTVVVVHDINIALRHSEHVLMLRDGKLVASGEPEEVITPRSLAQVYGVKGRIERCSQGVAQVLIDGLVETPTV from the coding sequence GTGATGCAGGGCTTACAGATTGATGCATTCAACGCCGGTTACCCGAAGCGTAAAATTATCGAAAACCTCAGCGTGCCGACGCTGCCACGCGGCAAAATTACCGTGCTGCTGGGGCCAAACGGCTGCGGTAAATCGACTTTACTGCGTTCGTTAGCGGGCCTGAACCGCGCGGAAGGGCAGCTGTATCTCGACGGTGAAGACCTGATGGCTTTGCCGTTCGCTAAACGCGCGGAAAAAGTGGTTTACCTGCCGCAGTCGCTGCCGCAGGGCGTGCATCTGCACGTGCTGGAATCCATCATCGTGGCGCAGCGTGCGTCCGGTGGCCGCCACAGCGCTGAAAGCGAAGCGCAGGTCATGCAGCTGCTAAAACAGCTGGGGATCTCGCATCTGGCTTTGAGCTACCTGGATCAGCTTTCCGGCGGGCAAAAACAGCTCGTAGGCCTGGCGCAGTCTTTGATTCGCCGTCCCTCTCTGCTGTTGCTCGACGAGCCGCTGAGTGCGCTGGATTTGAATTACCAGTTCCACGTCATGGACCTGGTCGCCCGCGAAACCCGCGAGCGCAATATCGTCACCGTTGTTGTGGTGCACGATATTAATATTGCTTTACGCCATAGCGAGCATGTTCTCATGCTGCGCGACGGCAAACTGGTTGCCAGCGGCGAGCCGGAGGAAGTGATTACTCCGCGCAGCCTGGCCCAGGTTTACGGCGTGAAGGGGCGCATTGAACGCTGCTCACAGGGTGTTGCCCAGGTGCTTATCGACGGCCTGGTGGAAACGCCCACCGTATAA
- a CDS encoding FecCD family ABC transporter permease: protein MSATTDPMPNEAQPATIMGRYQQVLRHRYLLMGALVIAILASLLLDFTLGPSGLPLDTLWQTLIDPASANAGTRVIVWDIRLPYALMALLVGMALGLAGAEMQTILNNPLASPFTLGVSSAAAFGAALAIILGIGIPGVPDQWFISANAFVFALFAALMLDAITRWTRVASSGVVLFGIALVFTFNALVSMLQFIASEDTLQGLVFWTMGSLARASWDKLGVLLLAFAIIMPISMLSSWKLTALRLGEDRAVSFGIDVKRLRLGTLLRISILSALSVAFVGPIGFIGLVAPHIARMLFGEDHRFYLPGSVLVGALVLSLASVASKNIIPGVIIPVGIVTSLVGVPFFLSIILRHKGNV, encoded by the coding sequence ATGAGTGCCACCACCGATCCGATGCCGAACGAGGCGCAGCCTGCCACTATTATGGGGCGCTACCAGCAGGTGCTACGTCACCGCTATTTGCTGATGGGGGCGTTGGTCATTGCGATCTTAGCCTCGCTGCTGCTGGACTTTACCCTTGGCCCGTCCGGGCTGCCGCTGGATACGCTGTGGCAGACCCTGATTGACCCGGCCAGCGCTAACGCCGGTACGCGGGTGATCGTGTGGGACATTCGTCTGCCTTATGCGCTGATGGCGCTGCTGGTCGGCATGGCGCTGGGCCTGGCGGGGGCGGAGATGCAAACCATCCTCAATAACCCGCTGGCCAGCCCGTTTACGCTCGGCGTTTCCTCCGCGGCGGCCTTCGGTGCCGCGCTGGCTATCATTCTCGGCATCGGTATCCCTGGGGTGCCGGATCAGTGGTTTATCTCCGCCAACGCCTTTGTCTTTGCGCTGTTTGCCGCGCTGATGCTGGACGCCATTACCCGCTGGACCCGCGTGGCGAGTTCCGGCGTGGTGCTGTTTGGTATCGCGCTGGTGTTCACCTTTAATGCCCTGGTGTCGATGCTGCAGTTTATCGCCAGCGAAGACACGCTGCAGGGGCTGGTGTTCTGGACCATGGGCAGCCTGGCGCGTGCCTCCTGGGACAAGCTCGGCGTGCTGCTGCTGGCCTTTGCCATCATCATGCCGATTTCTATGCTCAGTTCCTGGAAGCTGACCGCGCTGCGCTTAGGCGAAGATCGCGCCGTCAGCTTTGGTATCGACGTGAAGCGCCTGCGTTTAGGCACTTTGCTGCGCATCAGTATTTTGTCCGCGCTGTCCGTGGCCTTTGTGGGCCCAATCGGCTTCATTGGCCTGGTTGCGCCGCACATCGCCCGTATGCTGTTTGGCGAAGATCACCGTTTTTACCTGCCGGGCAGCGTGCTGGTCGGGGCGCTGGTGCTGTCACTGGCGTCGGTTGCCTCTAAAAACATTATCCCTGGCGTCATCATTCCGGTGGGGATCGTCACCTCGCTGGTGGGCGTGCCGTTCTTCCTGAGTATTATTCTTCGCCATAAGGGGAACGTGTGA